The following is a genomic window from Candidatus Methylomirabilis lanthanidiphila.
TTCGACGGATCCCATCACCCCGGCGATTTCAAGCGTCCCGTCTCCGTAATAGATTTCGAATCGCTGGTCGCAGCAGCCGCACTTGATCAGATAGCGAGGACTACGTTTGCCGACCGCCTTCCGATGAAATACCCTGATCTGCCAGGTTCCCTCCGGCCTGCTTTGCGCCATGGCTTTGGATCGCTTTATGATCTTCATCAAGTTATCTCACAGCTTTCGAAAGACGCCGATGACCTTCCCTAATATCTTGACGCGCTCTCCGTTCTCGATCCGAATGGGCGTGAACTGCTCGTTCTCTGGCTTGAGGATGACCGTCGCGCCATCGAGCTGGAAGCGTTTAACCGTCACTTCATCCTCGACCATGGCTACGACGATCTCGCCGGGATGAGCCTCCGGCTGCGCCGTCACCAGTACGAGGTCGCCGTCAAAGATGCGGGCATCGCGCATGCTGTCGCCATGAACTTTCAGGAGGAAGGTCTTTCCGCTACCGGTCCATTCTCGGGGAAGCGGGTAGCTGGCCTCGACGTGCTCGTCGGACAGGACCGGTCTACCGGCCGTCACCCGGCCGAGCAGGGGAGTAAGGGAGGCGCGTTGTTCCCGGCGCAGGTCGATGGCCCGAGCCCGCTTGGGCGTGCGCGTGAGATGGCCGGCCCGTTCCAGCCGTTCGAGATGATACTGAACGCCGCGGATATAAATCTTCACGTGCTTGGCGATCTCGCGCTGCGTCGGGGGGGCGCCATGCCGGGCCTTATAGTTGGCAATGAAGTTCAGGATCTGCCGCTGCCGGTCGGTCAGTGCCATCGAGTCTCCCTGGTTATCCCCCTCTCAATTGTCTCTACTGTTAGTATTATACATTAGACTACTACGTCAAGAAAAAATTAAAGAGGCTCAGCTCTTCTCGCCGACCTGTAACTCCTTGATCAGGCGGGAGAGGTAGGTACGCTGCAGGCCGAGGGCGCTTGCGGCCTTCGATTGATTGCCACCCGAGCGGTAGAGGGCTTCCCGGATAAGCTGTCGCTTGTGTGCCGTCACAGCCTCATGGAAACTGCGAGGAACGTCTGGGGTAGGCGGGTCGGCTGAACCGGTGAGAACACCTGGCGCAAGGTCCTCCGATGTGATCCGATCGTGGGCGCTCAAGACTACGGCGCGCTCGATGATGTTCGCCAGCTCCCGTACGTTACCCGGCCAGTAATAGCACTGCAGCAACTCCCACGCATCAGGCGTGATCTCCTTGATTCGCTTGCCCAAGTTGCTGCTGTATCGGGCCAGGAAGTAATTGGTCAGCGGGACGATGTCTTCCGGGCGCTCTCGGAGCGGTGGAAGCGAGACGCTGACAACATTGAGTCGGAAGAAGAGATCCTCTCGGAACAACCCCTCGCGGACCAATTTATCCAGGCGTCGGTTGGTGGCCGCTACAAAGCGGAGATCGACCCGTATCGGCTTGATCCCGCCGACCCGCTCAAACTCGTGCTCTTGCAGGACGCGGAGTAGCTTCGCCTGCAGGCGCGGCTTCAGGTCGCCGATCTCGTCAAGGAAGGCGGTGCCCCCGTCGGCTAACTCCAACTTTCCGCACTTGCGCTGATGGGCGCCCGTAAAGGCGCCGCGCTCGTGTCCGAACAGCTCGCTTTCCAGCAGTTCTTCAGATAATGCGACGCAATTGACGACGACGAAAGGCTTGTCACGTCGCGGACTCCAGTGGTGAATGGCCTTCGCGAATACCTCTTTTCCGGTTCCGGTCTCCCCCAGCAGGAGGATCGTCGAACTGCTGGCCGCCGCCCGTCTGACGACTTCGATGGCATTCCGAATCTTTTCACTGTGTCCGATAATCGGCTGCTCTTGTCTCCTGATCTCGCCGGCCAGCAAGAGATTCTGTCGTTTCAGTCCCTCCCGCTCCAATGCCTTTCCAATGACGACCTCCAGATGTCCCGGACTGAACGGCTTGGTGAGGAAGTCGTACGCGCCGGCCCGCATCGCCTCCACCGCTTTTTCAATGGTGCCATACGCCGTCATGACGACGGTTGTCGTGTCGAGCCCCTCATCGTGGATTGCCTTTAGCACATCGAGGCCGCTCTTCTTCGGCATCATAAGGTCCAGGAGGGTGATCGTCGGCGACTCCATCCTCAGTAGCGCCAGCGCCTGTTCACCGTCCGATGCCTCCACAACCTGGAATCTCATGGCCTTCAACCGGTCACGCATCACCTCCCGGATGTCCGGATCATCATCCACGATCAGGATCTTTGTGCCGGATGCGCTCATGCGGTCTGCTCCGCGTTATCAAGGGTCACCGGTTTATGGGACGTTGCAGAGGGTCGCCGTGGTAGGGTGAAAACAAACGCGCTCCCTCGACCGACTTGACTCTTGGCCCAGATGCATCCTCCCTGGAGCTCGACGAGGCTCTTGGCGATAGAGAGCCCCAGACCAGTCCCTTTCGCCTTCGCCTGTCTCCCAAGCTGGACTTGATAGAACTTATCAAAGATATGAGGTAGGTCCTCAGTCGGAATCCCTTCGCCGGTATCGGTTACGGCAATTTCGACCCGCTCGTCTGCACTCTTCACCTGCCGCGCGGTCACTGTGATCTGCCCGCCGTTCGGTGTGAACTTGATGGCATTGCCGATGAGGTTCATCAGAATCTGAGTCACCTTGTCGCCGTCTGCATAGGCGATCAATGGATCCTCCAAACCGATAAGTTGGAGTCGCAGACCCTTTTCCGTCGCTATCGGTCGAAGTGCATCCAGCACCTCACCGACAAGACCTGAGACAGAGAAAAGGGCAGGGGTGAGTTGGACCCGGCCTTCTTCGATCCGCGCCAAGTCAAGCAGATCATTAATCAGCCGAACGAGTTGATCGGTATTGGCCTGCACGCGCAGCAGGTACCGTTGTTGGGGCTCGCTCAGCGGCCCCGTGATCTGGTCCAACATGTTGTCGACCGAGCCCTTGATGGCGGTCAGCGGGGTGCGCAACTCGTGGGACACGTTAAGCAGGAAATCGGATTTTGCCCGGTCCAGTTCCCGCAGTCGACGATGCGACGCCTCCAGTGCCTGATTCATCTCTGACAGCTCCCTGGTCCTTTGCGCGATCTTATCCTCCAGACCGATGTTCAGCGCCTCGATCTCGTGATAGGCCGAGGCGTGATCGATGGCCATGGCGGCCTGTCGCGCCACGCCGTCCATAAGTCGAAGCTGCTCCGGTGTGCAGGCGTGAGATTTCTCCCACCAGACCAGGAAGAGGCCCCCAATCAGCTTCTCTTTGGCAATCATCGGTGCGAAGAGGCAGGATCGGAACGCCAGAGTTCGGATGGCGGGATGCTCACAGCGCGGGTCGGTCGGGACGTCACTGGAGTAGACGGGAACCCGCCGATCGAACGCCTCGTGAACGATCGGCAATTCCCGCAGGGCGAGAGGAGTGTGCTGAAAGGGTTCCTGCACCCACTCCGGGAGGTTGTAACCGGCAAAGGGTCGGATAACTCCCTGCTCGGAATCAAGTAGGTAAGCCCCGGAGCTGTCAGCCTCAGCCGCCAGCGCCGCTTCTTTGGCCACGCGTAAAAGGGCTTCCTTCAGGTCCAGCGTCGAACTGGCGGATTGACTGACGGCCAGCAGCGTCTCACATTCGCGCAGCCGCTCCTGAGTCGTTTGAAACAGCTTCGCGTTCTCGATGGCCAAGGCAACCTGGCTGGCGATCGCGCTGGCCAGCGCAACCTGGGCATCGATAAAACGCTTACCATCAACCATCTGGTGCAGGACGAGGACGCCGATCACGTGGTTGTGGCGGATGAGCGGGACGGAAAGGAGCGCTTTCAGCCGAAATGTTTTGATCCATCGGATCGGAAGTAAATTGCCGGTCGCCGGGTCATCAAGGATAACAGGCTTCTGTTGTTCGATCGTCGCCATAATCGCGGGAATCTCTTCCTCCTTCCGAGTCCCCATCTGCGTAAACGCTTCCCAGAGCTCGTCTATCCGTTCCCCTGAGGCGACCTGCGCCATCATCGGCACCATCCGTTCGCCCGGCGCATCGCAGAGGAAGATCGAACAGACGTCGGCCCCGCACGCCGCCGCGGTGCGCTGGGCGATAATCTTCAGCAGTTCCCTGAGGTCAAGCGTGGAGGAGACCGCCTGCGCAATGTCCAGCAAGACAGCCGGCGTGTCAGGCGCATGAAAAGGGGTGCAGGAGGACGCAATGTTCATGCCCGCAAGGCTACCACATAATCGAACGATTTGTCAGCCATGATGTGCTTTGAGGCAAGTTGTCGGGCCTTTCAGAGAAATCTGCCGAAAAAACGCCGCGAGGAGGGCCTGAGTATAGGCATCCGCGCCGTCGTTCACCTATTGCTGATGCCGGCTTTAACCGCGATTTGAA
Proteins encoded in this region:
- a CDS encoding Histidine kinase; translation: MNIASSCTPFHAPDTPAVLLDIAQAVSSTLDLRELLKIIAQRTAAACGADVCSIFLCDAPGERMVPMMAQVASGERIDELWEAFTQMGTRKEEEIPAIMATIEQQKPVILDDPATGNLLPIRWIKTFRLKALLSVPLIRHNHVIGVLVLHQMVDGKRFIDAQVALASAIASQVALAIENAKLFQTTQERLRECETLLAVSQSASSTLDLKEALLRVAKEAALAAEADSSGAYLLDSEQGVIRPFAGYNLPEWVQEPFQHTPLALRELPIVHEAFDRRVPVYSSDVPTDPRCEHPAIRTLAFRSCLFAPMIAKEKLIGGLFLVWWEKSHACTPEQLRLMDGVARQAAMAIDHASAYHEIEALNIGLEDKIAQRTRELSEMNQALEASHRRLRELDRAKSDFLLNVSHELRTPLTAIKGSVDNMLDQITGPLSEPQQRYLLRVQANTDQLVRLINDLLDLARIEEGRVQLTPALFSVSGLVGEVLDALRPIATEKGLRLQLIGLEDPLIAYADGDKVTQILMNLIGNAIKFTPNGGQITVTARQVKSADERVEIAVTDTGEGIPTEDLPHIFDKFYQVQLGRQAKAKGTGLGLSIAKSLVELQGGCIWAKSQVGRGSAFVFTLPRRPSATSHKPVTLDNAEQTA
- a CDS encoding Fis family transcriptional regulator — its product is MSASGTKILIVDDDPDIREVMRDRLKAMRFQVVEASDGEQALALLRMESPTITLLDLMMPKKSGLDVLKAIHDEGLDTTTVVMTAYGTIEKAVEAMRAGAYDFLTKPFSPGHLEVVIGKALEREGLKRQNLLLAGEIRRQEQPIIGHSEKIRNAIEVVRRAAASSSTILLLGETGTGKEVFAKAIHHWSPRRDKPFVVVNCVALSEELLESELFGHERGAFTGAHQRKCGKLELADGGTAFLDEIGDLKPRLQAKLLRVLQEHEFERVGGIKPIRVDLRFVAATNRRLDKLVREGLFREDLFFRLNVVSVSLPPLRERPEDIVPLTNYFLARYSSNLGKRIKEITPDAWELLQCYYWPGNVRELANIIERAVVLSAHDRITSEDLAPGVLTGSADPPTPDVPRSFHEAVTAHKRQLIREALYRSGGNQSKAASALGLQRTYLSRLIKELQVGEKS
- a CDS encoding LexA repressor translates to MALTDRQRQILNFIANYKARHGAPPTQREIAKHVKIYIRGVQYHLERLERAGHLTRTPKRARAIDLRREQRASLTPLLGRVTAGRPVLSDEHVEASYPLPREWTGSGKTFLLKVHGDSMRDARIFDGDLVLVTAQPEAHPGEIVVAMVEDEVTVKRFQLDGATVILKPENEQFTPIRIENGERVKILGKVIGVFRKL